The following proteins are encoded in a genomic region of Denticeps clupeoides unplaced genomic scaffold, fDenClu1.1, whole genome shotgun sequence:
- the LOC114774563 gene encoding chondroitin sulfate proteoglycan 5-like yields MVADSVEQEQLLGLHTGGSLGAGLPVLTSPRHKHRRPLDFAEEDEDMSDEAWAYGQPIRADGSLLEPLPQTNGQSDDDIINVEFHDHLPTQLPSYSHPEEQQGGDPTSWTLSDFYEYLSPDFSTTEVYPDEDDLPTVSDMEDENGALVSATVSSKPRVFVPDADSASSGDTNAAAVAPSGALDTPSGCRQGYVRSNGTCRSPCDVLTDYCYNGGQCYEVEGIGAFCRCNMQEYLWNKGPRCESVVTDFQIMCLVVGGASLVLLLLFMIIVFFGKRMHLLKARELPSAQTQV; encoded by the exons ATGGTTGCCGACTCCGTGGAACAGGAGCAACTTCTGGGCCTTCACACAGGTGGGAgcttgggggcggggcttcctgTTCTGACCAGCCCACGACACAAGCACCGCAGGCCGCTCGACTTtgcagaggaggatgaggatatGAGTGACGAGGCCTGGGCTTACGGCCAACCAATCAGAGCTGACGGTTCTCTGCTCGAGCCTCTACCCCAAACCAATGGCCAATCAGACGACGACATCATTAACGTAGAGTTCCACGACCACTTACCCACCCAGCTTCCATCGTACTCCCACCCGGAGGAGCAGCAGGGTGGGGACCCCACTTCCTGGACCTTGTCAGATTTTTACGAGTATCTCTCGCCCGACTTCTCGACGACGGAGGTCTACCCCGACGAAGACGACCTGCCCACCGTCTCAGACATGGAGGACGAGAATGGCGCCCTCGTCAGCGCGACAGTCTCCTCCAAACCCCGCGTCTTCGTCCCTGACGCAGACAGCGCATCCAGCGGAGACACCAACGCCGCCGCCGTTGCTCCCTCCGGTGCCCTGGACACGCCCAGTGGCTGTCGCCAAGGTTACGTCCGCAGCAACGGAACCTGCCGGTCACCGTGTGACGTGTTGACAGACTACTGCTACAACGGCGGCCAGTGCTACGAGGTGGAGGGGATCGGCGCGTTCTGCAG GTGTAATATGCAGGAGTATCTCTGGAATAAAGGACCTCGCTGTGAGTCGGTTGTCACCGACTTTCAGATTATGTGTTTGGTTGTGGGCGGAGCCTCTTTggtgctcctcctcctcttcatgaTCATCGTCTTCTTCGGCAAGCGTATGCACCTCCTGAAGGCCAGAGAACTCCCGTCTGCGCAGACGCAGGTATGA